The Conger conger chromosome 11, fConCon1.1, whole genome shotgun sequence genome includes the window GCCCGAGGAGCTGGCCCAGGCCTACGATGAGACGCAGgacctgcagctgtgtgtgaacGGCTGCCCCACGGCCGAACGCATCGACCAGGACgggctcctgcccctgcccccgccgGCCCTGGGGCTGCAGCACCAGCAGAGCCACCCCCCCAGGGCCCCCCCGCGAGGAGGCTTCACCCGCCAGAGCGCCATGGCCCGGTGCCAGGAGCAGCTGCAGGTGAAGGACATCTACTTCCACTCCTGCGTCTTCGACCTGCTCACCACCGGAGACGTCAACTTCACCTCCGCCGCCTACCACGCCCTCAAAGACATGGAGACACTCCACCCCAAGAGGGAACGCTGGCACATCTTTCCCCGGGCAaactcctgcccctcccctgcACCCTTTGTCCACCAcctgctcctcctcatcctcatcacCGCCATGCTTTTGTAGGACCTTTGTGTATGAAACTTGAgaagattatatatatattgtcatAATATATTGAAGAAGGAAGGtgacaaacaaacaagataagatatatatgtatatactgtgtatatgAAGGGTGGCTCGAGTCTGAAGAAAAGACACATTCCTGACTGTAAATATGatgtacatttcatttccagGAAGGCtggatgcagttttttttttggtgacttTTTGTGGTTCTTGTATACCTCAAAATTGAGGATGTTGTTTAAACAAAgcactttaatttgttttattataccttttttttttttttttttgcaaatacgAAGCAGTGTTCCCTTGGACCCAAAATAAGTCTGCTCAGATCTTTCTCTTTGCTGGGCTTTCCTCTTTCTAACTCTAGTGCTTTGAAGTTTTTCAGTGGATTTGTATATAGATGTTGCCACCCTTAAGCGAACAGTCCGAGACGGTGCAGGACCGAGACGGCTTGTTGACACTATCTGCACGTCGACTCATTCACGTTCGCCATATCTCTTTAGGATATTTTACATCTGTTGTATTTATTAGCCTCAGTGTGTTAATAATGCAGTTGAACATAGCTTTCGAGTCTTTAAGTTAGAGTACCAGTATACTCTTTAGAATATGTAGTAAAACAACCGAAAGATCCACAGCCTGGAACTAGTGTGCCACACTCCCAAATTATAGGAGTCataattatactgtacatatgagTGATTGTTAAATAGCATTCTGGGGAAGCCATCTTATGATTCGAAGACAGTTAATCAGTCTCAAAACAAAATTGAATCATCACAACTTTCAGTGCTCAAAGTATAGCATCTTTCCTTTGAGAAGAAACTAAAGCATTTATAATTTAGGGAACAAAGGCAGAATTTATTGAAGAACTGAGAGCAAGTTGATGTGTAATGAATTTTTACTTTATAGAAAATTGTTGGATTGAAGTGGAGAGACATACTGTTGATGTGCTAACACTTTTAACACCTGCCTTAGCTTTTTTATTCTTACCTGTGGATGTCTTGCCAAAACCCTCCAGTTCTATCAATACATCCGACAGGTCTTTTCCGCAGGAGTCGGGAAGAATGACAGGCAATGTGTGAATGACCCGTTTTGTGCTTCTCAGTTTTCTCAACTTTGATGGGTATGTGTGGCTCAGGAGTTATGGTTTTGGGTGAACTCTCAAAATAGGAGTTCATCTTAATTTATCAAGGGAACAGACTGACTCTGACAATGTATGTTGGACTAGGGAAGTCTGGGGGGGATGACGTCTATGGTACGTATTTTATACAGCTGCATTTATCCTTGGGTGTAGCTGGCGTGATGGTATCTTGCTCATGTTCTGTACATCCAGTGCAGCTCTGACCAGTATACAGTACAGCGGGTACTTGTAATCCAGTTGACAAAAACTTGCATAgaatttcagaccaaatgaacGGTCCTGTCCGAGTGGACTATGTGAAGCCCTTTCTTCTATTTGCCCAGAGAGGCAAACGGAACCAGACAATCCTCCTCAGAACGCTCCCAAAGGTTCTGTCTGTCCCTGGTGTGGTTGGGTTCTCCAGCAATTTGGAATGGAACTTTTAGACATTCTTCAATAACAAGCAGAACATTAACCCTGCAGAGAGGGTTCTGCACTTTCCAGTTGCTTTATTCCAGCGCTTTCTCTTTTGTCAGCCatgtttgtttccatttgtaTTCTCAGTCTGTGATGTTGTTTACAGCCAAAGCCATTCTCATCTTCCAATGTCATTTACAAAGAAACATCATGAGCACCTTTACACCTGTAAAACCCCCATCTGTGTTGCTGTAGTACCCACATCATTGAAAGCACAATGAAGATGTGTCTGCATGTAAAAGGGCAGTTTATAGTTCCGCGATGTATGATCGTTGCCCCCAGCGATTATCACATTTGATGGTCGGTCGTAACGACTTTTACTTGATACTCGATCAACGGACAAAAAGTTGTTATTATCATCGTTGTGCCCATCGCTGAGACATAAATTGTGAACTTTGATCCCATCGCTGGCTTATTTGTCATGACAACCTTATTATGGAACGTTCTCATCTGTAAATATCTTTACGAAGTGTCACCAACTAGCTATCGCCTATTTATAAACTGGCCTGTATACGCCTGAGCGCACACCACGTATTGCTGGTTGAGCGTTAATCGCGGGCACTGGTTGTTTCATTTAGCGCGCGTTTGATTGGGAGTCCGTTTGAAGGAAGGCGATGTGTGGGACAGCCGTGATCCCGGAGAAATCGCACATGAAAGGTTTGCGTCAGGGCTCAATTCATCATCCCACACCACAGCGCACCCCGCGCTACAGTCCGGCagaaaattgaatttaatttcaacCCCCGGCTGACATTGAAACCCATTTGCCTCGGGCAGGTAGAAGGTGAAATCCTATGAAATTGCATTTCGGGGAAATTGTTCATCGGTCCAGTTCTCTTGTAAAAGCACTCCAGGTCACGAGGCTTCACATGTGGCTTTGTACGCCGTTCTTTCTGTTATGAACAGAGCAGCATTTAACACTACCCGCTAACTCTGTCAACCTTTGAATCTTGCTACTGTAGATTAATTCTAATTCTTTGCAACTACTGCAATTGCCGACGAGCTGCTACCATACTGTGACGAGTTTCGAGTTTTATAGTCTGTAGACGGAACACTGggagttttcttctttttttccttttttctttctttctcacaggcagtggtttgcagaagcaTCGATATCCCgtatatcccacaatgcatcattgAGTGACATATCTATGACCAGAACAAGACCTCCGAGTGCAATTAATGCAAAAGAAGCCTTCATCCTGTGTTTTGCCATGTCAGCATTTTACTTTGTGATCTCTTTTGTCGTGTATGAATAACCGTTATCTGTTTCGTGAAGAGTGACTGCTCAATGTTGAAatacttaaattatttataaatgtagtGTCCTGTTAGAGGATATTAAGCTCCATATTCTtgctgttggaaaaaaaaattcagatgtGATTGtactgccacctagtggacaCCAGTTGTTACGTCAGTGTTTTACTATTTTACTGGATGCGgtaaaaacatggaaaaaaatgtgtgcaagtgctttatttaaaaacataataaatgaaaagaaaaacatccgggttattttttttgtttgtttgaagatGAATGTAGACCCACTTAGACCGTTGAACAAGAAGGTATATTTAGTTTGATTATTTTGTTCATTCtactggaaaaaatatatatataccatgGAGTTTATAAAGTACATTTTAGTTCGGTTTAATAAGGAAACCAAACTGATAGAAATACCTAATGGAGTAGCAAGCCCTAGTGGAGGCCCATAAACAGTACTATGatgcacacattacaaaaaGATTGGTGAAAATAGATGGAGTAGAGTAGAAGTGTTTTTGGTTTCCTGAGCCCTGCACTACATCAAATTAAATTTGCTTGAAGTTTACAAGAAGCTTGATTAAATGCAAACTTGTTTCTCTGGTCATGActgccaaagaggaaatgcgTACTGAATGTAGCAaccaaaatatgaatgaatatgaatgtcTGTTTGCCACTATGGGTCACAGGTTAAAGTATAAGGCTATTTTCAATATATCTATTGTCTTTATGTCATGTGAAAAAAGGTACCACACAAGTAAACAGTTGAGATCGCATTTTTAATGTTTGGTCTAGTTTCACTTTTAATAGTATatagaaattaataaaatactgGTAGGATGTACGATACTTTACGTTGATATATTTTGCAGGTTTCTTGGAAAACACAAAGCTCAGCAAACAGCAGTATTGATGAAATGTCAGCCCTCCATGTTCTTCAGTGTCATGAAATTTTCATGCGTTTAATTTCCTCATATCAGTTTTCCGTGCTGCATCTGGTCTCGTAACTGTGAGCTGTTTGTCACCTGAGAAGACAGCCACTGTGGTTACAGGCAGCCAGTGACGGTAACCGTGACGATGCAGGTGGGGAATGAAGACCTTAACCACAGTTACAGAATACCTCCATTACAAGATGGCTGGCTCTCCAGTGGTTCTTCTTCAGAACGTGTCTATTCAGTCAAATGGTTTGCATGAATtagtttgttaaaaaataaaataaaaataccgtAATGATTTTTGCAGGCaaaaaaacgcacacacacaatttcaaaCTTTATATCCCCTAAAAGCAGACAATATCATACAATAGATTAGATTCTGATCTATATGACAGTTGGTTTGTACTGTGGGGTGTTTCTGCAACCTCGACTGCTGCAATTTATTTAATTCTAAGCTACTTTAACATTTATTTGGGCGCATGAAAGAGAAAGTTCCCTGTGATACACAGTTTATGAAGAGAATGCATAAGAATTTATTCACAATTTTAAAAGGCCAACTCacttcagaaaacaaaacatctgcTTTGTGTTGGTTAGCTTTGACGCTGCCAGCAGATGTTATCACAAAGCAAACTGAGCTTGGTTTCATAAACTCTTTTTGTTCTCAGAAACACATGCCACCTGTTCTGTGAACTATTTTTCTGTAATTGTACACTgcatatttatttgattcataTGAACTCATTGTGTAATAACCAGAAAACTACTTTTTGTTCTCTCCAATACATAACAAAACACAACCCAAAAGACTAGGTCACCATGTATTCCTCCAGTTTGGTTATGAGGAAGCATTAGTTTATAGCTTGTCTATATCCTACTTTATCAAACAAGTAACTTGTACACATATCccacagaaaaataatatattttcagttaTAAAACTCAAAAATATTCCTGTATCAGTAACTGTTCTCAATGCTTGCCAACTTCATCCAGAGGACCAGAAAttgtgaaacatttatttttttaaatcttcaaaAGGACAGATCATTGCAGGCATGAGTTCCCTGGTACATTGTTACTGGAACATGTCATATGTCTTGCCTGAGGTAGGCCCTGTGGGAGCTACACACACCATCTTCGGTGAGTTCTGAAATGTTTCCCCTGAGTTTTGTTCATGCACTGTAGATCACGTTGCCCACAGATTCGGCTTTTTCGAGAATATGCAGCTGTAAAAATGGGTTAATATAATGTCAaaatgtaagtcactctggataagaatgtctcCTTAACAACAAAatagaaataacatttaaatgaatgtttcaaTTACATTTCCTGTGATACAGTGGAATTAAGAAAGTTTAAATTAAGACTGGTACAGTTTTAAATGACTCAACACAACCAGTTTGTTTAATTAACCTGTCGATAAGTATGAGGAGAGAAATTAAATTATGCGATCCCCATCTGTATCCATTAATGGAGAAAAATACACAACTGCATTTGATTGTAGCCTGATTGCGTGATACCACCATAAACATCCACTTTTGTGGGctaacatacacaaacaaaatgttcaTTTCAGTGCTTACATGAGAATACACCCTTTTACTGGACTACTGTTTATGTGATGTCAACACTGTACTGCTTTCTGTCAGTGGCTTACCTTCCCACACAAAAAGAGGCAAAGACGTGTACATAAAGAGTGTAATATCATACATTGTTAAACACAATCATCTTGCTTCAGAAAAAGCACCCTTGAATAAACTGTCAGGCTTTGGTACATAAGTCATAAGTCATTATGTGAGGCATTTTTCATCCAACATTAATGAATGCCAATTATAATCTACATTTGGAAATGTACAGAATGTCATTCCCTTCTCCTGAAATGACATTCCCTTTCTGGAGTTAGTTGTCCGTGTAAAATCTGGGATAAGAACAATCATGCTCATAAATAGAAGCAACAGAAActtgcaaatatttcatttgaaaaagcaTTTTCCATCTTGCAGCACATCGTGTAGCAACAGTGACCTTTAAACAATGTTCCCCACAGCGCAGTGGGATTATGGGTAAAGCCCAGTTGTATTTCGGGGGGTGGTAAGCCAGCAGGTGTCAGTCGaagtggatggggggggggggggggtggtggaccTAATGTAGTGGAACCGTCTCTGCAATCaacaggaacacatttggaggtgGACAAAGTCCTGGTAATGGAAGTTTTTTAGGCTTTCTGGCAACATTAGAAGACATCTCGGTTTTGTGATGTTGGGAATAATGGCCTATGAGTGGAATTTATGGATACGGTGAAGTGGGAACTGTAATAAGGCCAAGGGAGCCATCATTGCACAATGAACTCACACCCACTGTTTTATGCAAAGTGTCGCTTTAGAAAAACAGGCCTGACACACAGGGCTCCATTTCTAGTCAGTGTGTAGAAATCAGATTCAACTTCGCCTAACCTCGTTCAGCTAAACTCTGTCCTCAAGTTCATAACACATCATCATAGGCTTTCATGTAGGCATAACATGTGTGTGGTATGAACTGATTTTCATATCACGCATCCTTTTCACAGCCAGGTTATGATGGTGAATGTGTCTGATATCGTTTCCATCATTTTCACACAAATAATTGGCTTCAATATCAAGGCCTTGATATTCAAACACAATGCTTCCCAGATGCCATGTTAGGAACTTTCTCTGGAAATATTCTTCATCCTCTCCATCATGAGATCATGATGAAGGACAAATATTCCTGCACATTCTCCTTGGGAATATTTTCTGGACATCACTCTTttccaagaacaaaaaaaaacaaaaaaacaaaaaaaacattagttcTTAATATAAAAAATGGATTTAATATGTTGAATCTGAAATATTTCCTAATGTACAATTGTTACTCAGTGCTTTACATCATAGTCACAACATCATTCTTTGATAATATCTAGAGCAAGCAGTATGTATGaccatgctatgctatgctatgtatGGCTCCTGCTATGAGGTACTGTTCACTGTTACATCTGTATGTAACAGACCAGCCACAGATACAAGGGCTTACACATTCaagataaaaaacaacaaaacaaaaaaaaggttgtaCAGGTAATTCTAGCATATTCCATGAAATTAAGAGCTCCTTACCATTTTATGACAGCATTTGTAGTCATCAGAAGATTGAagattgttatttttaaaagtagaATTCTGAGAGCCAGGATGAAAACAGCATCTGATTGTGTCAGTATAACTGGGAAAAGATACAACAATTTGGGTTATAGTGTTATAATGGTGGAATGGAATTAGTACTTCAGATCGACATATAGTATGGATTTGTTACAACAGCATTGTAAAATCGATAAACAATATTAACATCTACTATAATTGTATATACCCCGCAATACAATATTTGTAGCCTTTTGTACATATCCTTACAGTCTTTTTCCAGTGTtgccacatttaaaatgtacagaaatTCAGTGAACATAAAACCTGTATAACTTATACATCTAATACCATACTTTAATTCTGTACAAAATGAAAGTATTAGGAATACTGTAATTTACCATTGGGTGCATCTTCATAACAGCTGCGGTTATGTTCTTCTTCTAAAATAAGAGAAGTTTCAAGTTTCAAGTATGGCAGACAAACTGCCCACACAGGAGGATACTTTAATGTACCGACATTGGGATAATTATTTGGAagataacacatttcactttcacacactgTCCACTTGctggcacacacatgcgcacaaggAATACTTATGGTGTcaaacatataaaataaaatatggtgCATCAAAATGCAGTAAACTATTGACTGAAATTAGCATTCTAATAACTCCAGCTTCCATATGCCTACAGTCACAAATCATTGTTTCACACCTTCAGCAGCAAATAGCCTCCATTGAAGGCTCACCTAAGAAGTGGCTGTAGCGTCGTTGGGTAACCACTGCTGGGTTACTGTGAGTGATGAAGCAGGTGTATGAGTCCCATTGGTCAGTGGGCACAGATATGACGGAAATGGCACTGTGTGTGCCGTCCTCTTCCTGTGCGACACTGTCTGTGATGCTATGGGACCCCCCTGCACTGCTGGagagccaggtgatgagcatgTCGCCCCGCGTGGGGTGGCTGACCAGGCAGACGAGGATGGTTCTGCTGCCCCCTTCCCTGGGGAGGTGGAACGGGGGTCCCAGGGTGGCGAAGACTTCAGCCTCCACTGCCACTGAACAACACAGGAAACAATGTGGAATAACAGGATGTTAATGAACGATTCTGTTTGAGATCTCAGCATTAGGACATGCTCCTGTTTTCATTAGCAGATATGAACATATACacattgaattaaaaataaatctgccagtaaattaaaatatgcatgtatatgcattcaaaatacgttttctttttttgtaaaaaagttCCCACTTTCGGGAAcaactttttacataaacactGATTTATGAGATAGCTTCATCCCAGACACACTCATTGTCTCTGGATACCACACAAGCAAGTACAAAGTCAGCAGATTACATTGACTGTGTGGCCCTGCTGGTCTGTAGGTCAGTAAACAGTCTGTACTCACGTGCCATTAGATGAAGGGCGAGGAGGCAGAGGatcattctgctgctgtgtgCAGTTTTACTGGGCGAGGCACGGCGGGCTGGGGATTATAGcgctgggtcatgtgacctcacACCCGCGCTGTGGAATCTCTACTACTGTCTCACACTTTCCTAGCCACActctgccagagagagagagagagagagagagatgttctGTATGTTCTTCAGTATGTTCTGTATGTTCTTATTGGCTCCCCATGCTAAGTTTGTTTGCTAAGGAGTATAAACGGCAGTTGTGACACACCTGCTGGTCTCTGGTGTACTCTGAGGTAACATACTGATGGTATCACAAACTGCTGTCAGCTGCTGTTAGTCCTCTCTCTAGTGAACTCCCTGGAACATCCCACACCTGCTAAAAGCTTATACTGCACAACATTATGTATTTGAATCAACACAATTTGTTCCCAAATTCCCTATCCAGTCTGAGAAAAACAGACATGCATATTTATTGAGAATTTAAATTCTCTTGAAGGAGCTCTAATACACTCATCCaccatacagtgtgtgtgtgtgtgtgtgtgtgtgtgtgtgtgtgtttagcccTGACCCTCCTTTATTGTCACAAAATATCTGTATAATGTATTATACAACGTTCCTAATTTGATTAAAGGAAAAGCTATACACTCTCagcatgaaatgaaatgcttgtcgctggggcagtaccctataggtgcataaaattgtacccctagccttCAGTATATAATCAATTTGTACCTTTCTTGcttggaaatgcatttgcatacaaatagaacattactatactttcatggtacatttgggaaatttgattcttgaagaaaaaaaatgtacctccactgacACTTTATTTAGTGTAGACATTATTCCTTTCCTTTTTCATGTCTAAAGACAGATAATGTATTAATGAACAAGTGGTGAAGAGCAGAAAGGTTAAGGTAATAAACATGTTTTGATGCTGGCGTTGTGAAATAGCTGGGCTGGCAAAGCCGTGTTTTGTTCTGAGCAGCTATTGTTGGGCGGGAGAGCAGGCAGCACAGCTCTGTTCTGCTGTCATTAGCATACGTGACGCAGCGTGCTGCAGCAGCATTAGCAGCGCTAGCAGTGGCTGCTCCACACCAGGGAATTCTGGGTCAGACTCatgaaagagaaaatgaaagctgAGCGTCGGGGCAGAAGAACAGGCCTGGATGATGCGGCTGAATTGAAGGTAACCAAGTCCATCGAATGCCATCTGAACGCAGGAATACTGTGCTGTGTCTGAACatgttgtgtctgtgctgtgggggTCTGTCCGGCCCGGGggagaaaggaggggggagggtgggcgGAGAGAGCTGCCAAAACCAGGAGCCGACTTGGCTAGTGCTGTGGGGAAACGAGTTTGAGTGAACGAGCCCTTCTTCCTGCTGTTGGTAGGTCTAATCCACATCCCAcgagctcacacagacacagcctgctCTGTTTCCACCACACACTGAGGGGAGAGCCACTAATGTACCACACAGTCTGACCTTGTGCTATTTACTGAGGAGATAAGGCTTGCACAGTTCAGGACTCACAAACTTTTTACTGGTGTGTTTGCGTCTGGGCACAGTGCAGCTTGTGCACTGTTCCTTTATGGTGTGCTCATTGTGTTGTTTTTCAAGGAAAGGTCAAATACaagacaaatgtatttttagaagAGCTGTACACTCGTATTTTTCTAtttgtctgcagtgtgtgtgtgtgtgagagagagagtaagagtaattgtatgtgtgtatgtgtgtgtgaaagagagtgtctgagagtgtgatAGATATCTAATGTTTCTCTGACCTTTCCCCTCTGATAGGTTGAAATCATTGCTGCGAATCATTCCTGAATACTTGGAATTGAATGAAAACCAGACAGAAACCCTTTTTTTAAACGTACTATTCAATTCTAGATAATGTTTCTCCTGATACTAGCCCTGTTGCCGTACTCAATTGTCAGTGCTAGCAGTGATGACTCAGCACATGTGGCCACAAACGGACTGCCGTTCCCATGGAGCAAAGTCAGGCTCCCGACCTACATCATCCCCATCCACTACCACCTCCTCATCCACCCCAACCTGACCACCCTCAACTTCACCGGCTCGGTGAGGATTGAGATCGACGTCAAAAACAACACCAACTGGGTCGTGCTGCACAGCAAGAAGCTTCAAATCACCACGGCGACAGTCCTGGACGAGA containing:
- the LOC133140125 gene encoding pre T-cell antigen receptor alpha-like, producing the protein MILCLLALHLMALAVEAEVFATLGPPFHLPREGGSRTILVCLVSHPTRGDMLITWLSSSAGGSHSITDSVAQEEDGTHSAISVISVPTDQWDSYTCFITHSNPAVVTQRRYSHFLEEEHNRSCYEDAPNVILTQSDAVFILALRILLLKITIFNLLMTTNAVIK